In the genome of Streptomyces collinus, one region contains:
- a CDS encoding ABC transporter ATP-binding protein gives MNQAAVRLRSVTRSYGTGDNAVTALDQVSLDIPRGTFTAVMGPSGSGKSTLLQCTAGLDRPTGGQVFLGETDLTRLSEKKLTLLRRRRIGFVFQAFNLLPALSAEQNVGLPLRLAGRRPRRSEVLNVLEQVGLRERAGHRPSEMSGGQQQRVALARALVTKPEVLFGDEPTGALDSTTSREVLTLLRTMVDRGQTVIMVTHDPVAASYADRVLFLADGTVQGELYAPTAEQVAQRMTAMSAVPAKASAVASC, from the coding sequence ATGAATCAAGCAGCCGTCCGGCTCCGCTCCGTGACCCGGTCCTACGGGACCGGCGACAACGCGGTCACCGCCCTCGACCAGGTCAGCCTCGACATCCCGCGGGGTACCTTCACCGCCGTCATGGGCCCCTCGGGCTCCGGCAAGTCGACCCTGTTGCAGTGCACCGCGGGGCTCGACCGGCCGACCGGGGGCCAGGTCTTCCTCGGGGAGACCGATCTGACCCGGCTGAGTGAGAAGAAGCTGACGCTGCTGCGCCGGCGGCGCATCGGGTTCGTCTTCCAGGCCTTCAACCTGCTGCCCGCGCTGAGCGCCGAGCAGAACGTCGGGCTGCCGCTGCGGCTCGCGGGCCGCCGCCCCAGGCGGTCCGAGGTCCTGAACGTCCTGGAGCAGGTCGGCCTGCGCGAGCGCGCCGGGCACCGGCCCAGCGAGATGTCGGGCGGCCAGCAGCAACGCGTGGCGCTCGCCCGCGCCCTGGTCACCAAGCCGGAGGTGCTGTTCGGCGACGAGCCGACGGGCGCCCTGGACTCCACCACGAGCCGCGAGGTGCTGACGCTGCTGCGGACGATGGTCGACCGCGGCCAGACGGTGATCATGGTGACGCACGACCCGGTCGCCGCCTCCTACGCGGACCGGGTGCTCTTCCTCGCCGACGGCACGGTCCAGGGCGAGCTGTACGCGCCGACGGCGGAGCAGGTCGCCCAGCGGATGACCGCCATGAGCGCCGTCCCGGCGAAGGCCTCGGCGGTGGCGTCGTGCTGA
- a CDS encoding DedA family protein — MGWIQGQLAAVPVWLTLLIVFLLPMAEPALPLLGMLFPSQTALMASGVLAHHGALPLPAAIAMAVLGALAGNVIGHLVGRRWGPRLVANLPARVTGSPGYRAALHTVGAYSARAVLLGRFNAVLRTLVPVMCGAVGVPWTRFLGLSLLGSLLWAPSCVAVGMIAGGSWQKWGGSGVLAAGGAVLLLTSSLPMLLSYLSSRKAQANAPLTTAG; from the coding sequence ATGGGCTGGATCCAGGGACAGTTGGCGGCTGTGCCCGTGTGGCTGACGCTGCTGATCGTCTTCCTGCTTCCCATGGCGGAGCCCGCGCTCCCTCTGCTCGGCATGCTGTTCCCTTCGCAGACCGCCTTGATGGCGAGCGGCGTGCTCGCCCACCACGGCGCGCTGCCGCTCCCCGCCGCGATCGCGATGGCGGTGCTCGGCGCGCTGGCGGGCAATGTGATCGGTCATCTGGTGGGGCGCCGGTGGGGGCCCCGGCTCGTCGCGAACCTGCCGGCCCGGGTGACCGGCTCTCCCGGCTACCGCGCGGCGCTGCACACCGTCGGCGCCTACAGCGCGCGGGCGGTGCTGCTCGGCCGGTTCAACGCGGTGCTGCGCACGCTGGTGCCGGTGATGTGCGGCGCCGTCGGCGTGCCCTGGACCCGCTTCCTCGGCCTGTCCCTGCTCGGCAGCCTGCTGTGGGCGCCCAGCTGTGTGGCGGTCGGGATGATCGCGGGCGGCTCCTGGCAGAAGTGGGGCGGCTCCGGGGTGCTCGCCGCCGGCGGCGCCGTGCTGCTGCTGACCAGTTCCCTGCCGATGCTGCTCTCGTACCTCAGCAGCAGGAAGGCCCAGGCGAACGCCCCGCTCACCACCGCCGGTTGA
- a CDS encoding thioesterase II family protein → MGVAGARGVAGAGAGIRSRWFRRYPATDGSVRLRLVGFPHAGGTATLFHGWAARLPGGVELLATQYPGRQERLAEPCAESMAELADRITDALEDVLGPGLGAPLALFGHSLGSAVAYEVARRLDERHGIVPERVVVSGRGAPHTERGGALHLLDDDALIASARGLGDLGSAVYDDPDLRPLLLPSLRGDFRLIESYRPVAPAPLRAPITAVGGVDDPGCSQADLLSWRPLTTSTYEHQVFPGDHFYLVPHEAELLAYLNRRW, encoded by the coding sequence ATGGGCGTCGCAGGAGCAAGGGGCGTTGCGGGGGCGGGTGCGGGGATCAGGAGCCGCTGGTTCCGGCGCTACCCGGCCACGGACGGGAGCGTGCGGCTGCGCCTCGTCGGCTTCCCGCACGCGGGCGGCACGGCGACCCTCTTCCACGGCTGGGCGGCCCGCCTGCCGGGCGGCGTGGAACTGCTCGCCACCCAGTACCCCGGCCGTCAGGAACGGCTCGCCGAGCCCTGCGCCGAGTCCATGGCGGAGCTCGCCGACCGCATCACCGACGCCCTCGAAGACGTCCTCGGGCCCGGACTCGGCGCCCCCCTCGCCCTGTTCGGGCACAGCCTCGGCTCCGCCGTCGCCTACGAGGTGGCACGCCGCCTCGACGAGCGGCACGGCATCGTGCCCGAGCGCGTCGTCGTCTCCGGGCGCGGCGCCCCGCACACCGAACGCGGCGGCGCCCTCCACCTCCTCGACGACGACGCTCTGATCGCCTCGGCCCGGGGCCTGGGGGACCTCGGCTCCGCCGTCTACGACGACCCCGACCTGCGCCCCCTGCTGCTGCCGTCGCTGCGCGGCGACTTCCGCCTCATCGAGTCCTACCGGCCCGTGGCGCCGGCGCCCCTGCGCGCACCGATCACGGCGGTCGGCGGCGTGGACGACCCGGGCTGCTCCCAGGCCGACCTGCTGTCCTGGCGGCCCCTGACCACATCCACGTACGAGCACCAGGTCTTCCCCGGCGACCACTTCTACCTCGTACCGCACGAGGCGGAACTCCTGGCGTATCTCAACCGGCGGTGGTGA